Proteins encoded within one genomic window of Panicum virgatum strain AP13 chromosome 1N, P.virgatum_v5, whole genome shotgun sequence:
- the LOC120653462 gene encoding GDSL esterase/lipase At2g04570-like: MHAHEPDSDTPAGAGTNSSTSLTPERGGRNRPLRARHTYPPPRTACDHASGFTRASQLAIGMAAAASTVHACRRRRFVLPMLLLLLAVVRARVTALIVFGDSTVDAGNNNAVPTAVRSNFPPYGRDFPGGRATGRFSNGRVATDFYSEALGLGRAFVPASLDPDYGIRDFALGVCFASAGSGLDVATSRVFVSTPASINQTIEQSCACFTFAFCAPSVSCLRTHAFADDVFLFGRCTNFYLLTYTEFTVPKYTEYLVGLARAFLAELYGLGARRIGFTGLAAMGCLPLERARVARGGCDEGYNAAARAFNVALATMVADLGAELPGADIRVAEVYGFFEGVVREPGRHGFARADVGCCGTGTYEMGYPCGAWAAAPGGTCPDADRYVFWDAVHPTERASRLVAEHLINSTFGHFDN, from the exons ATGCACGCGCATGAACCTGACAGCGACACGCCGGCCGGCGCTGGAACGAACTCATCGACAAGCCTGACTCCTGAGAGAGGGGGCCGGAACAGGCCGCTGCGGGCGCGGCACACCTACCCGCCGCCCAGAACCGCATGCGACCACGCCTCCGGCTTTACT CGAGCTAGCCAGCTAGCTATAGGCATGGCTGCGGCGGCATCCACCGTGCACgcgtgtcgtcgtcgtcgcttcGTCCTGCCaatgctcctgctcctcctggcGGTCGTGCGGGCGCGCGTGACGGCGCTGATCGTGTTCGGCGACTCCACGGTGGACGCCGGCAACAACAACGCCGTCCCAACGGCGGTGCGGAGCAACTTCCCGCCCTACGGCCGCGACTTCCCGGGGGGCCGCGCCACGGGGCGGTTCAGCAACGGCCGCGTCGCCACCGACTTCTACTCGGAGGCGCTTGGGCTCGGCCGCGCCTTCGTGCCGGCCTCCCTCGACCCGGACTACGGCATCCGGGACTTTGCCCTCGGCGTCTGCTTCGCCTCCGCGGGATCAGGGCTCGACGTCGCCACCTCGCGCGTCTTCGTAAGTACTCCTGCTAGTATCAACCAGACGATCGAGCAGAGTTGTGCGTGTTTTACTTTTGCTTTTTGTGCTCCATCCGTCTCTTGCTTACGAACGCATGCATTCGCAGACGACGTTTTTCTTTTTGGCCGTTGCACAAATTTTT ATTTATTAACCTACACGGAGTTCACGGTGCCCAAGTACACGGAGTACCTGGTGGGCCTGGCCCGGGCGTTCCTGGCTGAGCTCTACGGCCTGGGCGCGCGCAGGATCGGCTTCACGGGGCTCGCCGCCATGGGCTGCCTGCCGCTGGAGCGCGCCCGCGTGGCCCGCGGAGGCTGCGACGAGGGGTAcaacgccgcggcgcgcgccttCAACGTGGCGCTGGCGACCATGGTCGCCGACCTGGGCGCCGAGCTGCCCGGCGCCGACATCCGGGTGGCAGAGGTGTACGGCTTCTTCGAGGGCGTGGTGCGGGAGCCGGGGCGGCACGggttcgcgcgcgccgacgTCGGGTGCTGCGGCACCGGGACGTACGAGATGGGGTACCCCTGCggcgcgtgggcggcggcgcccggcgggaCGTGCCCGGACGCCGACCGCTACGTGTTCTGGGACGCCGTGCACCCCACGGAGCGCGCCAGCAGGCTCGTCGCCGAGCACCTCATCAACTCCACCTTCGGCCACTTCGACAACTGA